A DNA window from Methanobacteriaceae archaeon contains the following coding sequences:
- a CDS encoding cobaltochelatase subunit CobN yields MRKQVILLLTTIVFALLLSGAVSAEDSQETGGVENNLINASTDHGSELTDPEITLTINLEHPEALSGDKLPDVTVKDSEGNVINGVTLTKNNDTQYKVTFISDKTIFNLNVSALGHINQTVTVPVSQKNLNDPVLYGNATLYLRAYNLLIISSSETFVQNFVDSYKKLKNEGYYFNLYYFGLDEVTDTAKQEKIRAAANKADIIALQMISSSSKVDIIKDLISASPAQKILGIRSSNLNIPGIDTDDSITKNYWAQGGEENVRRFQLYVLQLVGMKLKTGENVAVVKWPDQMVYHPNATSSDATLIGGVPLFKTWDEYFTWYKNKGFYKENAPWVAIVAYDSSLKGGNYEMQVELLKSLEAKGANVMLIFATTTGRLNLATMFFKDASNKTRIDALIASLGFTYVSGNSSKSILLFQDLNVPVFAPAYTSNLEGWEDSSTGITSEVYWQIAQPELEGRIEPVLMGGIETVGIDQETGIVLKRYTAIPSRIERVTERVMNWVELRKLENSAKKLALIYYNIGGGKDGVSASYLDVVSSIDNIIKSLNSAGYSVPANFSSQDIVNLMLSTGNNVGSWAPGELEKVVKSGAITIPLETYLTWFNTLPETLRNKVIAEWGPAPGNVMVYNNSIVIPGIILGNLFLGAQPMRGWGEDPDKITHSPSLPPTHQYIAFYMWLQNQFDANAVIHLGTHGTLEWLPGRSVGLGDDDWPDVLLGNMPHIYPYIVENPGEGTQAKRRSYAVIIDHMIPPIVLSELYPDLSSLSDQIKFYHVATTEQRKLELQTIIVGMIKDLHLNEDLNMDMDKTPFYEVVDKVEHYLEELAKTMMPYGLHTFGKALEGDLLEQMIESIVSFDPVNRNNTAFRNSLRQKLSQNYEMENLLRALNGEYISAALAGSPIRKTDVIPTGMNFYSFDPRYAPDKASWEVGKKLADDLLQDFYQANGHYPETVGVVLWSIETMRTNGQTIAMILRLMGLEPTYASSGYFNGVNVTSLSELKRPRVDVVISMSGLFRDTFSYTVELLDDAFRMVSKLNETDKENYIRKHYLEDLQKYLNQGMSPEEAEMYAMARIFGPPAEAYGTGLSELTTTTSGWDDQSDLVDTYLARNSYFYGRNINAQSGLNAFINQLTRIEATVQIRDGLYGVFDNDDVVQYLGGLSMAAKALSGRNVHVYIANTRSTPKIETLSSFVNNEIRTRLLNPKWAEGMLKNGFSGAHEINDNVENMFRWDAIQPDSIKDWMWQEVVETYIFNSQMRNKLLAANPHAFKSMAAWALEAARRGMWNPDAATLTQLKDLYIKANIEYGVTCCHHTCGNIDFTNYVVMGSSLSVEQLQQFADIMQAATGEPVTVGTTGNPSQPTGSVSSAVGSSSTAGDEPSSASSSQDQSPSLAESGSEAAGSDGSSSSYEVSEKKSSSSPQSNMPLVAMVGVLMLVGLVGFGYFRNSILGFIKK; encoded by the coding sequence ATAAGAAAACAAGTGATTTTACTATTAACGACAATTGTTTTCGCATTGCTCCTCTCAGGAGCAGTATCAGCAGAAGATTCACAGGAAACTGGTGGTGTTGAGAATAATCTTATTAATGCAAGCACTGATCATGGCAGTGAACTAACTGACCCGGAGATAACCCTCACTATCAACTTAGAACATCCGGAAGCTCTCTCAGGAGATAAATTACCGGATGTGACAGTTAAAGATAGCGAAGGGAATGTTATAAACGGAGTAACCTTAACCAAAAACAATGACACTCAGTACAAAGTGACTTTTATCAGTGATAAAACCATTTTCAACCTGAATGTTAGTGCTCTGGGGCACATTAATCAAACAGTAACTGTACCAGTTTCACAGAAGAACCTAAACGATCCGGTTCTCTATGGTAATGCTACTCTATATCTAAGGGCTTACAATCTCCTGATTATCAGTAGCTCAGAAACTTTTGTCCAGAACTTTGTGGACTCCTACAAAAAACTCAAAAACGAAGGTTACTACTTTAACCTGTATTATTTTGGGTTGGATGAAGTAACTGACACAGCTAAACAGGAAAAAATCCGAGCTGCAGCTAATAAAGCAGATATAATAGCTCTACAGATGATAAGTAGCTCTTCGAAGGTGGATATTATCAAAGACCTCATTTCAGCATCGCCTGCTCAAAAAATATTGGGAATACGCAGTTCCAATCTGAACATACCTGGAATTGACACTGATGATTCGATAACTAAAAATTACTGGGCTCAGGGTGGTGAAGAAAACGTTCGCAGATTCCAGTTATACGTCCTGCAATTAGTGGGAATGAAATTAAAAACCGGTGAAAATGTAGCGGTTGTAAAATGGCCAGACCAGATGGTATACCATCCCAACGCAACTTCATCTGATGCAACCTTAATTGGGGGAGTACCCCTGTTTAAAACATGGGATGAGTACTTTACTTGGTATAAGAATAAAGGCTTTTACAAGGAGAATGCACCATGGGTGGCAATTGTGGCATATGATTCCAGTTTGAAAGGGGGAAACTATGAAATGCAAGTGGAACTCTTGAAAAGTCTGGAAGCCAAGGGAGCCAATGTCATGTTAATATTTGCTACTACTACAGGTAGATTAAACCTAGCCACTATGTTCTTCAAAGATGCCAGTAACAAAACCCGAATAGATGCACTTATTGCCAGTTTAGGGTTCACCTATGTTTCTGGAAATTCAAGCAAGTCCATATTGCTGTTTCAAGATCTTAATGTCCCTGTATTTGCCCCTGCATACACCTCAAATCTTGAAGGATGGGAGGACAGTTCAACAGGTATTACCAGTGAAGTGTACTGGCAGATCGCCCAACCTGAACTGGAAGGCAGAATTGAACCAGTCCTTATGGGAGGCATAGAAACAGTAGGAATAGATCAAGAGACAGGTATTGTGCTCAAACGTTACACAGCCATACCTAGCAGGATAGAAAGAGTCACTGAACGAGTAATGAACTGGGTAGAATTAAGAAAATTGGAAAACTCAGCTAAAAAGCTTGCACTGATTTACTACAATATCGGCGGAGGTAAAGATGGAGTTTCTGCTTCCTACCTGGATGTTGTAAGCAGTATAGACAATATTATCAAATCCCTTAACTCTGCAGGGTACAGTGTACCAGCCAATTTTTCTTCCCAGGACATCGTCAACTTGATGTTAAGCACTGGAAACAATGTAGGCTCCTGGGCTCCGGGTGAACTGGAAAAAGTGGTTAAATCTGGTGCAATAACCATACCCTTAGAAACATATCTAACCTGGTTTAACACCCTCCCTGAAACTCTACGTAACAAAGTAATAGCCGAATGGGGACCAGCACCAGGAAATGTAATGGTATACAATAATTCCATTGTAATCCCTGGAATAATTCTGGGCAACCTGTTCTTAGGAGCGCAACCCATGCGTGGCTGGGGAGAAGATCCAGATAAAATCACCCACTCACCAAGCTTACCACCAACTCACCAGTACATAGCATTCTACATGTGGCTGCAGAACCAGTTCGATGCCAATGCAGTGATTCACCTGGGAACACACGGCACCCTGGAATGGCTTCCAGGAAGAAGTGTGGGGCTGGGAGATGATGACTGGCCAGATGTTCTACTGGGAAACATGCCCCACATCTACCCTTACATTGTGGAAAACCCGGGAGAAGGAACCCAGGCTAAAAGAAGGAGTTACGCAGTAATCATCGACCACATGATCCCACCCATAGTTCTTTCCGAACTCTATCCAGATCTCTCAAGCCTCAGTGATCAGATAAAATTCTATCACGTTGCAACGACCGAGCAGAGAAAACTGGAGCTTCAAACCATTATAGTAGGCATGATTAAGGATCTGCACCTGAATGAAGACCTTAACATGGACATGGATAAAACTCCCTTCTATGAAGTAGTGGACAAGGTAGAACACTATCTAGAAGAACTGGCCAAGACTATGATGCCTTATGGTCTTCATACATTTGGAAAGGCCCTGGAAGGGGATTTACTGGAACAGATGATTGAATCCATAGTGAGTTTTGACCCGGTCAACCGGAATAATACTGCCTTCAGAAACAGTCTACGTCAGAAACTCAGCCAGAACTATGAAATGGAAAACCTATTAAGAGCTTTAAATGGTGAATACATCTCAGCAGCCCTGGCAGGAAGCCCCATACGCAAAACAGATGTTATCCCAACTGGCATGAACTTCTATTCCTTTGACCCCCGATACGCACCGGATAAGGCTTCGTGGGAGGTTGGAAAGAAGCTGGCAGATGATTTGCTGCAGGATTTCTACCAGGCCAATGGGCACTACCCTGAAACAGTGGGGGTGGTTTTATGGTCCATCGAGACCATGAGAACCAATGGACAGACCATAGCCATGATATTACGGCTGATGGGTCTTGAACCAACTTATGCCTCTTCGGGTTACTTCAATGGAGTCAATGTCACATCTTTATCAGAACTCAAACGGCCACGAGTGGATGTAGTAATCTCTATGAGTGGTCTTTTCAGAGACACCTTCTCCTATACAGTGGAACTTCTGGATGATGCATTTAGAATGGTTTCCAAACTCAATGAAACTGACAAAGAAAATTACATCCGAAAGCACTACTTGGAAGACCTTCAAAAATATCTAAATCAGGGAATGAGTCCAGAAGAAGCAGAGATGTATGCTATGGCCCGAATTTTCGGACCTCCTGCAGAGGCGTATGGTACTGGTTTAAGTGAGTTAACCACCACCACCTCAGGTTGGGATGATCAATCTGACCTGGTTGACACCTACCTGGCACGGAATTCCTACTTCTACGGACGAAACATCAATGCCCAAAGTGGTTTAAATGCATTTATAAACCAATTAACTCGTATTGAAGCCACAGTGCAGATAAGAGATGGTTTATATGGTGTTTTTGACAATGATGATGTTGTCCAGTATTTAGGGGGCCTTTCCATGGCTGCCAAAGCATTATCCGGCCGTAATGTGCATGTTTACATTGCAAACACCAGAAGCACACCAAAAATCGAAACATTATCCTCATTTGTGAATAATGAGATAAGAACACGCCTTTTAAACCCTAAATGGGCTGAAGGAATGCTAAAAAACGGTTTTTCTGGTGCTCATGAAATCAACGATAATGTGGAGAACATGTTCCGATGGGACGCCATCCAACCAGATTCAATCAAAGATTGGATGTGGCAGGAAGTGGTGGAAACCTACATCTTCAACTCACAGATGAGGAACAAACTCCTTGCAGCTAATCCTCATGCTTTCAAATCAATGGCTGCATGGGCTTTAGAAGCTGCCCGCCGAGGTATGTGGAATCCAGATGCAGCAACCTTAACTCAGCTTAAAGACCTTTATATCAAGGCAAATATAGAGTATGGTGTAACTTGCTGCCATCACACTTGTGGAAACATTGATTTCACCAACTACGTGGTAATGGGTTCTTCTTTAAGCGTGGAACAACTGCAGCAGTTCGCAGATATCATGCAGGCTGCTACTGGTGAACCGGTAACTGTGGGTACTACAGGAAATCCATCTCAGCCCACTGGTTCTGTATCATCTGCTGTAGGGTCATCTTCTACTGCAGGGGATGAACCTTCCAGTGCTTCCAGTAGTCAAGACCAGAGTCCATCTCTAGCTGAATCCGGATCAGAAGCTGCAGGTAGTGATGGATCTTCCAGTTCCTACGAGGTATCTGAGAAGAAGTCTTCTTCTTCTCCACAGTCTAACATGCCATTGGTGGCAATGGTTGGAGTGTTAATGCTCGTGGGTCTGGTAGGTTTCGGTTACTTCCGAAACAGTATATTGGGATTCATCAAAAAATAA
- a CDS encoding DUF2162 domain-containing protein, translating to MMDLLWKLGILSIVLVFGVKIGLAMGFAGLSKKVAAAIILGYGGGILLLTFIAGAFIDQIQGFVYTYSSVLGIVMAAVILYAGFHTLKEWKIHNKNSVTATCMAMIAPCPCCFGAAVAAIVIAAPMIGASAFAVGEYAALFLMIVMTAFYLLSGFIGRALNKPYPVMLGNFMLFAGFYFLTSAIVIPNISTVLTQKMTPIEIPDVWMFSYALITLIVLAAAGYYITRNRSPFVDQSSGNQSSSNK from the coding sequence ATGATGGATTTACTATGGAAACTGGGAATACTCTCAATAGTTTTGGTTTTCGGTGTTAAAATTGGATTAGCCATGGGTTTCGCAGGTCTTTCCAAGAAAGTAGCAGCCGCAATCATTTTAGGCTACGGAGGCGGTATACTACTACTTACATTCATTGCTGGCGCTTTTATTGACCAGATACAGGGTTTTGTTTACACTTATAGTTCTGTTTTAGGGATCGTTATGGCAGCAGTGATTTTATATGCTGGATTCCACACCCTTAAAGAATGGAAAATTCACAACAAAAACAGTGTTACTGCAACCTGCATGGCCATGATTGCTCCCTGTCCCTGTTGTTTCGGAGCAGCAGTGGCAGCCATAGTCATCGCCGCGCCAATGATTGGTGCTTCAGCCTTTGCAGTGGGTGAATATGCTGCTTTGTTTCTCATGATTGTAATGACAGCATTTTATTTACTTTCAGGGTTTATTGGCCGTGCATTAAACAAACCGTATCCTGTTATGCTGGGTAATTTCATGTTGTTTGCCGGGTTTTACTTTTTAACCTCAGCCATAGTAATCCCCAACATCAGCACAGTTTTAACCCAGAAAATGACCCCCATAGAGATTCCAGATGTTTGGATGTTTTCATATGCATTGATAACCTTGATTGTACTGGCAGCTGCTGGTTATTATATAACCCGTAATAGAAGCCCATTTGTAGATCAATCATCAGGAAATCAATCATCTAGTAACAAGTAG
- a CDS encoding MotA/TolQ/ExbB proton channel family protein, whose amino-acid sequence MVAIPGSEMLGSALHVISQSLLIPVIVGLLAFMVYAIVSFGGLLSEYTGRIRVSTDTMEKIISDFARKGTSDGIKEVMEASELPTGYKNIIIKIASHPELGSRSREALARKLIEKEEATAAKSLEKTDIVTRLGPTLGLMGTLIPMGPGLAALGAGDINTLANAIIIAFDTTVVGLAAGGVAYVISKIRRRWYEEYLSNLDALCEAALEVMNHGKAQTPYAG is encoded by the coding sequence ATGGTAGCGATTCCAGGTAGTGAAATGTTAGGCTCAGCTTTGCATGTTATATCCCAGAGCCTCCTGATTCCAGTTATTGTAGGACTTCTGGCCTTTATGGTCTATGCAATCGTAAGCTTCGGAGGTCTATTATCCGAATATACAGGTAGAATAAGGGTTAGCACAGATACAATGGAAAAAATTATCAGCGATTTTGCAAGGAAAGGCACATCTGATGGGATTAAAGAAGTGATGGAGGCCAGTGAACTCCCTACTGGTTATAAAAACATAATAATCAAAATTGCATCCCACCCTGAACTGGGAAGCAGATCCAGGGAGGCTCTGGCTCGAAAGTTAATTGAAAAAGAAGAAGCCACCGCAGCTAAAAGCCTTGAGAAAACTGATATTGTAACTCGTTTAGGCCCCACACTGGGATTGATGGGAACACTGATACCCATGGGACCTGGACTGGCAGCACTTGGTGCTGGAGACATAAACACTCTGGCCAATGCCATCATCATTGCTTTTGATACTACTGTGGTGGGATTGGCTGCAGGTGGTGTAGCCTATGTTATATCCAAAATCAGGAGAAGGTGGTATGAAGAATACCTCTCCAATCTCGATGCTCTGTGTGAAGCTGCCCTAGAGGTGATGAACCATGGTAAGGCGCAAACGCCGTATGCTGGTTGA
- a CDS encoding DUF2149 domain-containing protein, with product MVRRKRRMLVDHGEDPTAGSANLVDAMLVLAVGFLIFLVMSWNMQNVVFADMSQEERQQTMQAMKQVAELQQGKELNETPQTQSGSGQGYAKKGTVYQDPKTGKLIMVTG from the coding sequence ATGGTAAGGCGCAAACGCCGTATGCTGGTTGATCATGGTGAAGATCCTACAGCAGGGTCCGCTAACCTAGTGGATGCCATGCTGGTTTTAGCTGTCGGCTTTCTGATATTCCTGGTAATGTCCTGGAACATGCAGAATGTGGTGTTTGCTGATATGTCCCAGGAAGAACGCCAGCAGACTATGCAAGCCATGAAACAGGTTGCTGAACTCCAGCAGGGTAAAGAACTTAATGAAACACCCCAAACTCAATCTGGATCAGGACAGGGATATGCTAAAAAAGGAACTGTGTATCAGGATCCCAAAACTGGAAAACTGATAATGGTGACTGGTTGA
- a CDS encoding glutamine synthetase: MRGKDDIIAEVQDKGVEFIRLWFTDLNGVLKSFAITNEELENALERGMGFDGSSITGFQDVEESDMIAMPDPDTFAILPWRPHENSVARMICDVLQPSGKPYEGDPRYVLKRALEKMKKYRFSHFYVGPELEYFYFKSPEKPEPLDKGGYFDLTPLDLASDLRRDTVLALKKLGIRVEYSHHEAAVSQHEIDMRYDDALKMADNMVTYRLTVKEIATQHGVYATFMPKPLNGDYGSGMHTHQSLFRGDKNVFFDADDPYHLSDYARSYLGGVLKYSKEITSILNPWINSYKRLVPGYEAPVYIAWSRSNRSALVRVPQYQPGREEATRIEVRCPDPSGNPYLQLAVMLMAGLKGIKEKCEVPEPMELNLYGLNEAERVEKGIETLPSSLQEAIRYSEESELMKETLGPHSFERFITLKKMECDEFNRQVTDYEIKKYYPLL, encoded by the coding sequence ATGAGAGGAAAAGACGACATAATAGCAGAAGTTCAAGACAAAGGCGTTGAATTCATTCGTTTATGGTTCACTGATCTTAATGGTGTTCTTAAAAGCTTTGCCATAACCAATGAAGAACTTGAAAATGCACTGGAAAGGGGAATGGGTTTTGATGGATCCAGTATAACTGGTTTCCAGGATGTTGAAGAGTCGGATATGATCGCCATGCCGGATCCAGACACATTTGCCATATTACCCTGGAGGCCACATGAAAATTCTGTTGCCAGAATGATTTGCGATGTCTTGCAACCCAGCGGCAAACCCTATGAAGGTGATCCCCGTTACGTTTTAAAAAGAGCCCTGGAAAAGATGAAAAAATACCGCTTCAGTCACTTTTATGTTGGACCGGAACTGGAGTATTTCTACTTCAAATCACCGGAAAAACCTGAACCCCTGGATAAAGGGGGTTACTTCGATCTTACCCCTCTTGATCTGGCATCAGACCTCCGGAGAGACACTGTTTTAGCCTTGAAAAAGCTGGGAATACGGGTGGAGTATTCTCATCATGAAGCAGCAGTTTCCCAGCATGAAATAGACATGCGCTATGATGATGCCCTGAAAATGGCAGACAACATGGTCACCTATAGATTAACTGTAAAGGAAATCGCCACCCAACACGGAGTCTACGCCACTTTCATGCCCAAACCACTGAATGGGGATTATGGCTCTGGAATGCACACCCATCAATCCCTCTTCCGTGGAGATAAAAATGTTTTCTTCGATGCAGATGATCCCTACCATCTCTCGGATTATGCTCGTTCTTACCTGGGAGGAGTGCTTAAATATTCAAAGGAAATAACATCCATCCTAAATCCCTGGATAAATTCCTATAAAAGGCTGGTTCCTGGCTACGAGGCCCCAGTTTATATTGCCTGGTCCCGCAGTAATCGATCAGCCCTGGTTAGAGTTCCGCAATACCAGCCGGGTAGAGAAGAAGCAACCCGGATTGAAGTACGCTGCCCTGACCCTTCAGGTAACCCTTATCTTCAGCTGGCAGTTATGCTCATGGCAGGTTTAAAAGGAATAAAGGAAAAATGCGAAGTACCAGAACCTATGGAATTAAATTTGTACGGTTTAAACGAAGCAGAAAGGGTTGAGAAAGGGATAGAAACCTTACCATCATCCTTGCAGGAAGCTATAAGGTACTCAGAAGAATCAGAATTAATGAAGGAAACCCTGGGACCACACTCGTTTGAAAGGTTTATCACCCTTAAAAAGATGGAATGTGATGAATTTAACCGCCAGGTGACAGATTACGAGATAAAAAAATATTATCCTCTTCTATAA
- a CDS encoding HisA/HisF family protein: MIIPVLDIKDGVAVSGKSGNREEYKPLKTVFSQSSNPFSIAMSLKNQGAKALYIADLDSIDGKGSNLDVVREINSHIPVMLDCGAHDLDSVKEALQVADKVIVATETLKNLEDLHEIFLRINKEHLIVSVDVLNNQILNKHFQLDFNSLKEKLEELEPLWVILLDITSVGTEEGFNRRLIDEFAGLKSSIILGGGITEVDLKQIHDLGVDNVLVGTALHSGKMKPIF, translated from the coding sequence ATGATTATACCAGTTTTAGATATCAAAGACGGAGTGGCTGTTTCAGGAAAATCAGGTAACAGAGAAGAATATAAACCTTTGAAAACAGTTTTTAGTCAGTCTTCAAATCCTTTTTCAATAGCCATGTCTCTTAAAAATCAAGGTGCTAAAGCGCTATACATTGCTGATCTGGATTCCATCGATGGAAAAGGCTCTAATCTGGATGTTGTGAGAGAAATTAACTCCCATATTCCGGTGATGCTTGATTGCGGTGCTCATGATCTTGATTCTGTCAAAGAAGCTCTTCAAGTAGCAGATAAGGTGATTGTGGCCACAGAAACCTTAAAAAACCTGGAGGACCTTCATGAAATATTCCTCAGAATTAATAAAGAACATTTAATTGTAAGTGTGGATGTATTAAATAACCAAATCCTCAACAAACATTTTCAATTAGATTTTAACAGTCTAAAAGAAAAATTAGAAGAATTAGAACCATTATGGGTTATACTTTTAGATATTACCAGTGTAGGGACAGAAGAAGGGTTTAACAGACGCTTGATAGATGAATTCGCTGGTTTAAAAAGCTCAATTATATTAGGGGGAGGTATTACAGAAGTAGACCTAAAACAAATTCATGATTTAGGTGTTGATAATGTATTGGTGGGCACGGCCCTTCATAGTGGAAAAATGAAACCTATTTTTTGA